A window of the Hordeum vulgare subsp. vulgare chromosome 5H, MorexV3_pseudomolecules_assembly, whole genome shotgun sequence genome harbors these coding sequences:
- the LOC123452877 gene encoding putative disease resistance protein RGA3, with protein MATVLDGLLSRSLRRLGQLVEDEVVMTLCVGRDITRLQQNLESFRAVRHDAEALAMRDDAVKLWWKRISDVMFNVDDVIDLFMVHSDMRHRSSPCCSMFSCFAKLLEDHRVGTRIKNINIELDEIKRTSDMFTPGRPRSPQPQITTVDTRQTVPIVAPGVVGTAITRAVDSMAKAIVDRCQGDVPSVFGIEGMGGIGKTTLAQKIYWEQRIREEFQIHIWLCISETYTVTELLRQAIGMAGGNCDQVNTQTELILRLKDIIKRKTVFLVLDDVCLPDVWIDLLQLSFVDALNACVLITTRDHKVLQEINSTNIHLVKIMVEDDGLRLLMQNSFQPYGSTFQELGRAIVKKCDGLPLAIKAVAGVLSSRKTEEEWKRIRDSQWSINGLPVGVGSALYVSYRNLPHELKQCFLWCALLPPNFGICRDAVAYWWVAEGFVRKEPECSIHQTAEGYYHELIRRNLLQPKPEFIDKSVSTMHDLLRSLGQHLTRDHSLFMNVNSDYSLFMNVENRGAVPNLRRLGISNVVEELPALEEHKCLRTLFLFDNKNLKSVHNGIFRKLQHIRVLVLRQTSIQNIPESVGNLVLLRLLDLSFTDIDKLPESTRNLISLEYLSLLGCHQLHSLPAGLMRLSNISFLELEKTALHCVPKGIAKFQHLYNLRGVFESETGFTLDELRRLPNIQRLWVDKLEKARPGGELVLKNSHNLRELGLQCTHDSTRYETNEVERIQQVYAMLIPSPSLEYIFLIGFPGTIFPQWLLEPELNIPSLRHMHLNECISCSELPPAGQMPQLEVFQIKGADAIETIDAKFLGKGVGIPAVFFPKLVLLHIIGMCSLQSWSLNTGDPCDNMEGNSPQISLMPELKRLFLLDCPKLTALPPDLSKVVNLKKIHIEGAHKLEEIVSLPAVAWLKVKNNACLRRISNLCKLQDLFAQDCPMLDQAQNLCLLKRVYMIGCPHAQVFRNCLEEEKQGILVHVTTDGHNIFPDESLYN; from the coding sequence ATGGCGACTGTTTTGGATGGTCTCTTGTCGAGATCATTGAGAAGACTGGGTCAGCTTGTCGAGGATGAGGTTGTGATGACACTCTGTGTGGGAAGGGATATCACGAGGCTCCAGCAAAATCTCGAAAGCTTCAGGGCAGTACGTCATGATGCTGAAGCTCTGGCCATGAGAGATGACGCGGTCAAGTTATGGTGGAAGCGCATCAGCGATGTTATGTTCAATGTTGATGATGTCATAGACCTATTCATGGTTCATTCAGATATGAGGCATAGATCATCCCCATGTTGCTCCATGTTCTCTTGTTTTGCAAAGCTTCTAGAAGACCACAGGGTTGGTACAAGAATCAAGAACATAAACATAGAGCTTGACGAGATTAAAAGGACATCAGACATGTTTACCCCGGGGAGACCCAGGTCTCCGCAGCCCCAGATAACAACTGTGGATACAAGACAGACAGTTCCTATAGTTGCACCAGGGGTTGTCGGGACAGCCATCACACGTGCTGTTGATTCCATGGCAAAAGCTATTGTCGATAGGTGCCAAGGCGATGTGCCAAGTGTTTTTGGCATTGAAGGAATGGGAGGCATTGGCAAGACAACATTAGCTCAGAAGATATATTGGGAGCAGAGGATAAGGGAGGAATTCCAGATTCATATATGGTTGTGCATTTCTGAGACCTACACTGTTACTGAATTGTTACGGCAGGCAATTGGAATGGCTGGAGGAAACTGCGATCAAGTAAACACACAGACCGAGCTTATACTACGTCTAAAAGACATTATCAAAAGAAAGACTGTTTTTCTTGTATTGGATGATGTGTGTCTACCTGATGTCTGGATCGATCTTCTTCAGCTAtctttcgtggatgccttgaatGCATGTGTCCTTATCACCACAAGGGACCACAAGGTTTTGCAAGAAATAAATTCAACCAATATTCACTTGGTAAAAATAATGGTTGAGGATGATGGCCTGAGGCTACTTATGCAGAATTCCTTCCAGCCGTACGGTAGTACATTCCAGGAGTTGGGGCGGGCCATTGTAAAAAAATGTGACGGTCTTCCTCTTGCTATCAAGGCTGTTGCAGGTGTCCTGTCCTCCAGAAAAACAGAGGAGGAATGGAAGAGGATCCGAGATAGTCAATGGTCTATTAATGGACTCCCCGTTGGAGTAGGAAGTGCACTGTATGTAAGTTACAGAAACCTTCCCCATGAACTGAAGCAGTGCTTTCTATGGTGTGCCTTGCTGCCTCCAAATTTTGGAATATGTCGCGATGCTGTTGCTTACTGGTGGGTTGCCGAAGGTTTTGTGAGGAAAGAGCCTGAGTGCTCAATACATCAGACTGCTGAAGGGTACTACCATGAACTAATCAGGAGGAATCTTCTGCAACCAAAACCAGAGTTCATAGACAAAAGTGTGTCAACGATGCATGATCTATTGAGGTCACTTGGGCAACATCTGACAAGGGATCACTCCTTATTCATGAATGTGAACAGTGATTACTCCTTGTTCATGAATGTGGAAAATAGAGGAGCCGTACCAAATTTACGCCGCTTAGGGATCAGCAATGTTGTAGAAGAATTACCCGCTCTAGAAGAGCACAAGTGCCTGAGGACCCTCTTTCTTTTTGATAACAAGAACTTGAAGTCTGTTCACAATGGCATTTTCAGAAAGCTCCAGCATATCCGTGTCTTAGTTCTCCGTCAAACAAGCATCCAAAACATACCAGAGTCAGTGGGAAACTTGGTGCTACTGAGGTTGCTAGATCTAAGCTTTACAGATATTGACAAACTTCCGGAGTCCACACGGAACCTCATCAGCCTTGAATACCTCTCTTTGCTTGGTTGCCATCAGTTGCATAGCCTGCCAGCTGGTTTGATGAGACTGTCTAACATAAGTTTTTTGGAGCTAGAGAAGACCGCACTTCATTGTGTTCCAAAGGGaattgcaaagtttcagcatctctACAATCTTAGAGGAGTTTTTGAGAGCGAGACTGGATTCACGTTGGATGAGTTGCGGCGCCTCCCCAACATCCAGCGCCTATGGGTTGATAAGCTTGAGAAAGCTAGGCCAGGGGGTGAACTTGTACTGAAGAACAGTCACAATCTTAGAGAACTGGGACTACAGTGCACTCATGATAGTACCCGCTATGAGACCAATGAGGTTGAGAGGATTCAACAAGTCTATGCTATGCTTATTCCATCACCAAGCCTAGAATACATTTTTCTGATTGGTTTCCCAGGCACAATATTCCCACAATGGCTATTGGAACCGGAGCTTAATATTCCAAGTTTGCGTCATATGCACCTCAATGAGTGCATATCATGTTCAGAGCTTCCACCGGCAGGTCAGATGCCACAACTGGAAGTTTTTCAGATTAAAGGTGCAGATGCCATAGAGACCATTGATGCAAAATTCCTGGGTAAAGGGGTCGGAATTCCTGCTGTCTTTTTCCCAAAGCTTGTACTGCTTCACATCATTGGAATGTGCAGTTTGCAAAGTTGGTCCCTCAACACCGGGGATCCTTGTGATAACATGGAGGGCAACTCTCCACAGATATCTCTGATGCCTGAACTTAAGCGCCTGTTTCTTCTTGATTGCCCAAAACTGACAGCTCTGCCTCCTGACTTGTCCAAGGTCGTTAACCTTAAGAAAATCCACATTGAAGGTGCTCACAAACTGGAAGAAATCGTCAGCCTCCCCGCAGTTGCATGGCTCAAGGTGAAGAACAACGCATGTTTGAGGAGAATTTCGAACCTCTGTAAGCTGCAGGACCTGTTTGCACAGGACTGCCCAATGCTGGATCAGGCACAGAACCTGTGCTTGCTGAAACGTGTGTACATGATTGGCTGCCCGCATGCCCAAGTGTTCAGGAATTGTTTAGAGGAAGAAAAACAAGGGATCCTAGTCCATGTCACAACAGATGGCCATAATATCTTCCCAGATGAATCTCTCTACAATTAG